The Candidatus Methanomethylicota archaeon genome includes the window AAAATCAAGCGTTCTAGAAGGCTTTACAAAACACTTACAAGAAACCAAAGTATTTTTAACTAAATGAATGGAAGCTTTAACCCGTAACTCCCCTTATGAATAATGCTTAAAAACATAACCATACCCTTATATATATACGCCTAAAAAGATTTATGGCTAATAACTTTCCCTCGTAAACTTCAATACTAGCAACTTTAATCCACGCTTACTTCCAATAGAACTCACTGGATTTCTACTTGTCGACCTAGCTAATGGGTCCTCCAAGATCTTCTTGGTTAACACGTTAGCCCATGTTGGCAACGGTATTTTATATGGAGCCTCAATTAAGCCTCCACCTATCGCATCATTAATTCCAATGACAAATCTTAGTACAGACAGTACGTTGAATCTATGGAGGTACTGAAAAACTTAAATACATCGTAACACTATGGTCTTTAGCAGGTGTATAAGCAATGAGTAGTGTTGCAGACTACTTGAATATGGCGAAGCAGTATCTTTGTGAAGCGTTTAAGCTTCTTGAGCGTGGAGATCCCTTCGACGCTGCTGAGAAGGTTTGGGCTACTGTTAAACACGCTACAACGGCCTTAACCATGAGTGTTCTGGGAGGGGCGGTGCCTCCAAAGGGAGTTTCGTGGAGATCATTCGTTAAGGAGGCATTCGT containing:
- a CDS encoding PaREP1 family protein translates to MSSVADYLNMAKQYLCEAFKLLERGDPFDAAEKVWATVKHATTALTMSVLGGAVPPKGVSWRSFVKEAFVKAGLSGEEASKWASYFIDVRSKLHGDCFYGLTYEEEEHRPLMEKAGEYIDLVDKILKKPKHQHSKS